The following coding sequences lie in one Mycobacterium sp. Z3061 genomic window:
- a CDS encoding DUF1416 domain-containing protein: MCTAPKQGLTLPASVDLEKETVITGRVVDGEGQAVGGAFVRLLDSSDEFTAEVVASATGDFRFFAAPGSWTLRALSRVGNGDAVIAPSGAGIHEVDIKVA, translated from the coding sequence ATGTGCACTGCACCAAAGCAAGGGTTGACGTTGCCGGCCAGCGTCGACCTGGAGAAGGAAACGGTGATCACCGGCCGCGTCGTGGACGGTGAGGGCCAGGCCGTCGGCGGCGCTTTCGTCCGGCTGCTGGACTCGTCCGACGAGTTCACTGCCGAGGTCGTGGCGTCGGCGACGGGTGACTTCCGGTTCTTCGCGGCGCCCGGCTCGTGGACGCTGCGGGCGTTGTCCCGAGTCGGCAACGGCGACGCCGTGATCGCGCCGTCGGGTGCCGGCATCCACGAGGTGGACATCAAGGTCGCCTGA
- a CDS encoding FABP family protein: MTSTEGADSPDAPDELSQAAERAKLTAARNIPAFDDLPLPADTANLREGANLHDALLALLPLVGVWRGEGEGRAHDGDYRFGQQIVVSHDGGDYLNWEARSWRLDEAGEYHQPGLRETGFWRFVPDPDDPSESQAIELLLAHSAGYVELFYGRPRNQSSWELVTDALARSRSGVLVGGAKRLYGIVEGGDLAYVEERVDADGGLVPHLSARLSRFVG, from the coding sequence GTGACCTCCACCGAGGGCGCAGACTCCCCAGACGCCCCCGACGAACTGTCGCAGGCGGCCGAGCGGGCGAAACTGACCGCTGCCCGGAATATCCCCGCCTTTGACGACCTGCCGCTGCCGGCCGACACCGCGAACCTGCGCGAAGGCGCCAACCTCCACGACGCCTTGCTGGCGCTGCTGCCGCTGGTCGGCGTGTGGCGCGGCGAGGGCGAGGGCCGTGCCCACGACGGCGATTACCGGTTCGGCCAGCAGATCGTGGTCTCGCACGACGGCGGCGACTACCTGAATTGGGAAGCACGCTCCTGGCGCCTCGACGAGGCCGGCGAGTACCACCAGCCGGGGTTGCGGGAAACGGGATTCTGGCGGTTTGTGCCCGACCCGGACGACCCCAGCGAATCGCAGGCCATCGAACTGCTGCTGGCGCACTCGGCCGGTTATGTCGAGTTGTTCTACGGGCGCCCGCGTAACCAGTCGTCGTGGGAACTGGTCACCGATGCGCTGGCACGGAGCCGGTCGGGCGTACTGGTCGGCGGCGCCAAGCGGCTCTACGGCATCGTCGAGGGCGGCGATCTGGCCTACGTCGAAGAGCGGGTGGACGCCGACGGCGGCCTGGTCCCCCATCTGTCGGCGCGGTTGTCCCGTTTCGTCGGCTGA
- the lmeA gene encoding mannan chain length control protein LmeA gives MRKVLTGATAAAIAVGVIALGAVGVDYGASIYAEYRLSTNVRRAANLGSDPFVAIIAFPFIPQAMAHHYDELEIKAGAVDHATVGKATLEATMHSIDLTDASWLLRPEAKLPVGKLESRIIIDSVHLGRFMGITDLMVEAPPQESNDATGGTTESGISGSHGLVFSGTPKSAGFDHRVSISVDLAIAPEDPATLVISPTGVLTGPDTANQAVPDDKRDAVLRAFAGRLPNQRLPFGVAPNTVGARGSDVIIEGITRDVTVTLEGFKQS, from the coding sequence GTGCGCAAAGTCCTGACCGGTGCCACCGCGGCGGCGATCGCCGTCGGCGTCATCGCGCTGGGCGCCGTCGGCGTCGACTACGGCGCGAGCATTTACGCCGAGTACCGGCTCTCGACCAACGTGCGCAGAGCCGCGAATCTGGGGTCTGACCCGTTCGTGGCCATCATCGCCTTTCCGTTCATCCCCCAGGCGATGGCCCACCACTACGACGAGCTGGAGATCAAGGCCGGGGCTGTCGATCACGCGACCGTCGGCAAGGCCACCCTCGAGGCCACCATGCACTCGATCGACCTGACCGATGCCTCGTGGTTGCTCAGACCTGAGGCAAAGCTGCCGGTCGGGAAGCTGGAGAGCCGCATCATCATCGACTCGGTGCACCTGGGCCGCTTTATGGGCATCACCGACCTGATGGTGGAGGCGCCTCCTCAGGAATCCAACGACGCCACCGGAGGCACCACCGAGTCCGGTATATCGGGCAGCCACGGACTGGTGTTCAGCGGTACGCCGAAGTCGGCCGGCTTCGATCACCGGGTCAGCATCTCGGTGGACCTGGCCATTGCCCCCGAGGACCCCGCCACGCTGGTGATCAGCCCGACCGGGGTGCTCACCGGCCCCGACACCGCCAACCAGGCGGTTCCCGATGACAAACGCGACGCGGTGCTGCGGGCATTCGCCGGCCGGCTGCCCAACCAGAGGCTGCCGTTCGGGGTGGCGCCGAACACGGTCGGAGCGCGCGGGTCCGACGTCATCATCGAGGGCATCACCCGCGACGTCACCGTCACGCTGGAGGGTTTCAAGCAGTCGTGA
- a CDS encoding Ms5788A family Cys-rich leader peptide has product MSARIEPVLTKRRAVQLCRVAGCCCCCCC; this is encoded by the coding sequence GTGTCAGCCCGCATCGAGCCTGTGCTCACCAAGCGCCGCGCAGTTCAACTGTGCCGCGTCGCGGGTTGTTGCTGTTGCTGTTGCTGCTGA
- a CDS encoding sensor domain-containing protein has translation MAIFISYSSQDRTSLDALTTALKRAQQKVWFDQELGGGDAWWNAILEQIRSCEVFIVALSNNWLQSKPSLAELRYAQALNRPILPVKVGPVDSVRVNPVSTLQIIDYQNPTVDAGIQLVTAIHAMRDKAAPLPSPLPEEPPVPFGYIMRLGNDLSEKELTPAQQLQLLLELRTGLDEDGDDPSARGDIAQLLRMLRMRHDVTYRTRTEIDNVLAEIEAKDGAAKGVPSGAPAKASAAPAAAPAAPAAAPQARPATGHAAPAPSSRGSNKKLLIIGGAALAAVLAIVLIVVFASGGNTRKPTAANPSGAATGASNGASAPAETGSILLGAADIGNVLGDPNMKESAHSDQLRAPQGTLSDQECLSAFEPFQESVYRPHDPTAIHTQVVQSSGDVHRVVEAVAKFPSAEKARAFVEASAGKWRACANKTVTFTGPSKSTEWSFGEVNGAAPKITMTRAETDNNTRTCQHVLGAAGDLVIEVQACGNDITDGGAKLADQIMARANK, from the coding sequence GTGGCCATATTCATCAGCTACTCGAGCCAGGACAGGACGTCGCTCGACGCGCTGACGACCGCGTTGAAGCGCGCCCAGCAGAAGGTTTGGTTCGACCAGGAACTCGGTGGCGGCGACGCCTGGTGGAACGCGATCCTCGAGCAGATCCGCTCGTGCGAGGTGTTCATCGTCGCACTGTCCAACAACTGGCTGCAGTCCAAGCCCAGCCTGGCCGAGCTGCGCTACGCGCAAGCCCTGAACCGCCCGATCCTGCCGGTCAAGGTGGGCCCGGTAGACAGCGTGCGGGTCAATCCCGTCTCCACGCTGCAGATCATCGACTACCAGAACCCGACCGTCGATGCCGGCATCCAGTTGGTCACCGCGATCCATGCGATGCGCGACAAGGCAGCGCCGCTGCCGTCGCCGTTGCCCGAGGAGCCGCCGGTGCCCTTCGGCTACATCATGCGTCTGGGCAACGACCTGTCCGAGAAGGAACTCACCCCCGCCCAACAGCTCCAGCTGTTGCTCGAGTTGCGCACCGGGCTCGACGAGGACGGCGACGACCCGAGCGCGCGCGGCGACATCGCCCAGCTGCTGCGGATGCTGCGGATGCGCCACGACGTCACCTACCGCACCCGGACCGAGATCGACAATGTGCTGGCCGAGATCGAGGCAAAGGATGGTGCGGCGAAGGGCGTGCCGAGCGGGGCGCCGGCCAAGGCCTCCGCTGCTCCTGCTGCGGCCCCGGCGGCCCCGGCGGCCGCACCACAGGCCCGCCCCGCCACCGGCCACGCCGCACCCGCGCCCAGCTCCAGAGGGTCGAACAAGAAGCTGCTCATCATCGGCGGTGCCGCGCTGGCCGCTGTGCTGGCCATCGTCCTGATCGTCGTCTTCGCCTCCGGCGGCAATACTCGCAAGCCGACGGCGGCCAATCCCAGCGGCGCTGCGACCGGCGCCTCCAACGGGGCCTCAGCTCCGGCCGAAACCGGGTCCATCCTGCTCGGCGCCGCCGACATCGGAAATGTGCTCGGCGACCCCAACATGAAAGAAAGTGCACACAGCGACCAACTACGCGCTCCGCAGGGCACCTTGTCCGATCAGGAGTGCCTGTCGGCATTCGAACCGTTCCAAGAGTCGGTGTACCGGCCGCACGACCCGACCGCGATCCACACTCAGGTCGTGCAATCGTCCGGTGACGTTCACCGGGTCGTCGAGGCCGTCGCGAAATTCCCGTCGGCCGAGAAGGCCCGCGCGTTCGTGGAGGCATCCGCCGGGAAATGGCGGGCGTGCGCCAACAAGACCGTCACATTCACCGGTCCGAGCAAGAGCACCGAGTGGAGCTTCGGCGAAGTCAACGGCGCTGCGCCGAAGATCACCATGACCCGCGCGGAAACCGACAACAACACCCGGACGTGCCAGCATGTGCTCGGCGCGGCAGGCGACCTGGTTATCGAGGTTCAGGCGTGCGGTAACGACATCACCGACGGCGGCGCGAAGTTGGCCGACCAGATCATGGCGAGGGCGAACAAGTAG
- a CDS encoding folate-binding protein YgfZ, producing MNAVPAPDPGPDAGAIWHYGDPLGEQRASQTDAILVDRSHRAVITLTGSDRRAWLHNISTQHVSELAEGASTQNLSLDGQGRVEDHWVQTEMGDTTYLDTEPWRGEPLLGYLRKMVFWSDVAPAAADLAVLSLIGPGLADAPVLAALGVDALPPEWSAVPLPAGGFLRRMPSTTNGPIELDLLVPRDKAADWRQRLTGAGVRPAGVWAYEAHRVAALRPRLGVDTDERTIPHEVRWIGGPGEGAVHLDKGCYRGQETVARVHNLGKPPRMLVLLHLDGSADRPSTGAAVLAGGRAVGRLGTVVEHVDLGPVALALVKRGIPADTQLTTGAEGEVAAVIDADSLPPTDEVGAGRLAVDRLRGGAR from the coding sequence ATGAACGCAGTCCCCGCACCCGATCCCGGGCCCGACGCAGGCGCAATCTGGCATTACGGCGACCCGCTCGGCGAGCAGCGGGCGAGCCAGACCGACGCAATTCTCGTCGACCGCTCACACCGCGCGGTGATCACTTTGACCGGATCCGACCGCCGGGCCTGGCTGCACAACATCTCCACCCAGCACGTCAGTGAGCTAGCCGAGGGTGCCAGCACGCAGAACCTCAGCCTGGACGGCCAGGGCCGGGTCGAGGACCACTGGGTGCAGACCGAAATGGGCGACACTACCTACCTGGATACTGAGCCGTGGCGCGGCGAACCCCTGCTGGGCTACCTGCGCAAGATGGTTTTCTGGTCGGACGTGGCCCCGGCCGCCGCCGACCTGGCGGTGCTGTCGCTGATCGGGCCGGGACTGGCTGACGCTCCGGTACTGGCCGCGTTGGGTGTGGACGCCCTGCCGCCGGAATGGTCGGCCGTCCCGCTGCCCGCTGGGGGATTCCTGCGCCGGATGCCGAGCACCACGAATGGCCCGATTGAGCTGGATCTGCTGGTGCCGCGCGACAAGGCGGCCGACTGGCGGCAGCGGCTGACCGGCGCCGGCGTGCGGCCGGCCGGGGTGTGGGCCTACGAAGCCCACCGGGTAGCCGCCCTGCGTCCGCGGCTGGGCGTCGACACCGACGAGCGCACCATCCCGCACGAAGTGCGCTGGATAGGTGGGCCCGGCGAGGGCGCGGTGCATCTGGACAAGGGCTGCTACCGCGGCCAGGAAACGGTGGCCCGCGTGCACAACCTGGGCAAGCCACCGCGGATGCTGGTGTTGTTGCACCTGGACGGCTCGGCGGACCGGCCGTCGACCGGCGCCGCAGTGCTCGCCGGTGGTCGCGCCGTGGGACGGCTGGGAACAGTGGTCGAGCATGTCGACCTCGGACCGGTGGCGCTGGCGCTGGTCAAGCGCGGCATCCCCGCCGACACGCAACTGACGACGGGGGCCGAGGGCGAGGTCGCCGCGGTGATCGACGCGGACTCGCTGCCACCGACGGATGAGGTCGGTGCCGGACGGCTGGCGGTCGACCGGTTACGCGGCGGCGCCCGATGA
- a CDS encoding response regulator transcription factor — translation MLELLLLTSELYPDPVLPSLSLLPHSVRTAPPEASSLLEAGNADAVLVDARNDLSAARGLCRLLSTAGRSAPVLAVVSEGGLVAVSADWGLDEILLPSTGPAEIDARLRLVVGRRGGLADQESVGKVSLGELVIDEGTYTARLRGRPLDLTYKEFELLKYLAQHAGRVFTRAQLLHEVWGYDFFGGTRTVDVHVRRLRAKLGPEHEALIGTVRNVGYKAVRPARGRAQAAEPDERESDDDESDADMDPLADPLRSQ, via the coding sequence GTGTTGGAGCTACTACTGCTGACCTCGGAGCTGTATCCCGACCCGGTCCTACCCTCGTTGTCCCTGCTGCCGCACAGCGTGCGGACCGCCCCGCCGGAGGCGTCCTCTTTATTGGAGGCCGGTAACGCCGACGCCGTGCTGGTAGACGCGCGAAACGATCTCTCCGCGGCACGCGGCCTGTGCCGGTTGCTCAGCACGGCGGGCCGGTCCGCACCTGTGCTTGCGGTGGTGAGTGAAGGCGGACTGGTGGCCGTGAGCGCCGACTGGGGCCTGGACGAGATTCTGCTGCCCAGTACGGGGCCTGCCGAAATCGACGCGCGGCTGCGGCTCGTCGTGGGCCGCCGGGGTGGTCTGGCCGACCAGGAAAGCGTCGGCAAGGTAAGCCTGGGCGAGCTGGTGATCGACGAGGGCACCTACACCGCCCGGTTGCGCGGTCGCCCGCTCGACCTCACCTACAAGGAATTCGAGTTGCTGAAGTACCTGGCCCAGCACGCGGGCCGAGTGTTCACCCGCGCCCAGCTGCTGCACGAGGTGTGGGGGTACGACTTCTTCGGCGGCACCCGCACGGTCGACGTGCACGTACGTCGACTGCGCGCCAAGCTCGGCCCCGAGCACGAGGCTCTGATCGGCACGGTGCGCAATGTGGGCTACAAAGCGGTCCGGCCGGCGCGCGGCCGGGCCCAGGCCGCCGAGCCCGACGAGCGCGAATCTGACGACGACGAATCCGACGCCGATATGGACCCGCTGGCCGACCCGTTGCGCAGTCAGTGA
- a CDS encoding DUF3073 domain-containing protein yields the protein MGRGRAKAKQTKVARELKYSSPQTDFTRLQRELSGTSTSTDESDSVESDSWDDEDTWRR from the coding sequence ATGGGCCGCGGCCGGGCTAAGGCAAAGCAGACCAAGGTTGCTCGAGAACTGAAATACAGCTCCCCGCAGACCGACTTCACGCGGCTTCAGCGCGAGTTGTCAGGGACGAGCACGAGCACCGATGAATCCGACAGCGTCGAGAGCGATTCATGGGACGACGAGGACACCTGGCGTCGCTGA
- a CDS encoding aminodeoxychorismate lyase: MVVTLDGEVLDTDTPLLHADDLAAVRGDGVFETVLVRDGRACLIESHLQRLTHSAKLMDLPEPDLAGWRRAIEAATRQWLTITDDEAAMRLVCSRGRESAPAAPTAYVMVNPVPDRVTAVRRDGVAAITLDRGLPANGIDTMPWLLAGAKTLSYAVNMAVLRHAARQGAGDVIFVSTDGYILEGPRSTVVIAVDGEDGRPCLLTPPPWYPILRGTTQQALFEVARARGYDCDYRALRPADLVAAQGIWLVSSMTLAARVHTLDGRRLPRAPFTDTFAELVDAAIVIDR; this comes from the coding sequence GTGGTCGTCACTCTGGACGGCGAGGTTCTCGATACGGACACGCCCCTGCTGCACGCCGATGACCTCGCGGCGGTGCGCGGCGACGGCGTTTTCGAGACGGTGCTGGTACGCGACGGCCGAGCGTGCCTGATCGAGTCGCACCTGCAGCGACTCACCCACTCCGCGAAGTTGATGGACCTGCCCGAACCGGACCTGGCCGGTTGGCGGCGCGCGATTGAGGCCGCGACCAGGCAGTGGCTGACGATCACCGACGATGAGGCCGCGATGCGTCTGGTGTGCAGCCGGGGCCGGGAGAGCGCACCGGCGGCCCCCACGGCCTATGTCATGGTCAATCCCGTCCCGGACCGGGTGACCGCGGTGCGCCGCGACGGCGTCGCAGCGATCACGCTCGACCGCGGGCTGCCGGCCAACGGCATCGACACCATGCCCTGGCTGCTGGCCGGCGCCAAGACGCTCTCTTACGCCGTCAATATGGCCGTCCTGCGTCATGCGGCCCGGCAGGGCGCGGGCGACGTCATCTTCGTCAGCACCGACGGCTACATTCTGGAAGGTCCGCGCTCCACGGTGGTCATCGCCGTCGACGGTGAGGATGGCCGGCCGTGTCTACTGACCCCGCCGCCCTGGTATCCGATCCTGCGGGGAACGACGCAGCAGGCTCTGTTCGAAGTCGCGCGCGCCCGCGGGTACGACTGTGACTACCGCGCGCTGCGGCCCGCCGATCTGGTCGCGGCGCAAGGCATCTGGCTGGTGTCGAGCATGACGCTGGCTGCCCGGGTACACACCCTCGACGGGCGGCGGCTGCCGCGGGCCCCGTTCACCGACACCTTCGCCGAACTGGTCGACGCGGCGATCGTCATTGATCGCTGA
- a CDS encoding sulfurtransferase, with product MARSDVLVSADWAESNLDAENVVFVEVDEDTSAYDGGHIPGAIKLDWRDDLQDPVKRDFVDAEQFSKLLSDRGIANDDTVILYGGNNNWFAAYAYWYFKLYGHDKVKLLDGGRKKWELDGRPLSSDVVNRPATSYTASAPDNSIRAFRDEVIAAIGTKNLVDVRSPDEFSGKILAPAHLPQEQSQRPGHVPTAINVPWSKAANEDGTFKSDEELAKLYADAGLDGQKETIAYCRIGERSSHTWFVLQELLGHKNVKNYDGSWTEYGSLVGAPIELGN from the coding sequence ATGGCACGCTCCGACGTCCTGGTCTCCGCCGACTGGGCTGAGAGCAATCTGGATGCCGAAAACGTCGTCTTCGTCGAGGTGGACGAAGACACCAGCGCTTACGACGGAGGCCACATCCCCGGCGCGATCAAGCTGGACTGGCGAGACGACCTGCAGGACCCGGTCAAGCGCGACTTCGTCGACGCAGAGCAGTTCTCCAAGCTGCTGTCCGACCGTGGCATCGCCAACGACGACACCGTGATCCTCTACGGCGGCAACAACAACTGGTTCGCGGCGTACGCCTACTGGTACTTCAAGCTGTACGGCCACGACAAGGTCAAGCTGCTCGACGGTGGCCGCAAGAAGTGGGAGCTCGATGGCCGGCCGCTGTCCAGCGATGTCGTGAACCGGCCCGCCACCTCTTACACCGCGTCGGCGCCGGACAACTCCATCCGCGCTTTCCGTGACGAGGTGATCGCCGCGATCGGCACCAAGAATCTGGTCGACGTGCGCTCTCCCGACGAGTTCTCCGGCAAGATCCTGGCACCCGCGCACCTGCCCCAGGAGCAGAGCCAGCGTCCCGGCCACGTCCCTACCGCCATCAACGTGCCGTGGAGCAAGGCCGCCAACGAGGACGGCACCTTCAAGTCCGACGAGGAACTGGCCAAGCTGTACGCCGACGCCGGACTGGACGGACAGAAGGAAACGATTGCCTACTGTCGGATCGGGGAACGTTCGTCGCACACCTGGTTCGTGCTGCAGGAATTGCTCGGACACAAGAACGTCAAGAACTACGACGGCAGTTGGACAGAATACGGCTCCCTGGTGGGTGCCCCGATCGAGTTGGGAAACTGA
- a CDS encoding RyR domain-containing protein — protein MGQKRIAPPPVRWAMSVLAVLLIAYLAAVAAQPAILDLLPSGVGWFGRPGSMPTTAIVVAVLAAVCVMTFRSNASHRLVGVSFTVIAVLITMSAILGLSSYWNCHDENHPAVFTPLMLTAQLIKGSSGDYSLGGHVCPSPTPVGLELARMAAVSAIFTGLGGVVVGVFRSQVDRLRANFADSVTAIVGVDDDTESMISGVARTLDRRGTLVVITSANDDRVQRVRRMGARVVLVDFNTPATLVTLRLWRHLSRLYLMAPDPAINLLWLDLISRRLSDVANKRRLPLIVRIDDPWLAEAWRAQQFGGSDTRWAADVVGKYEVTASRLLDGIIATGRTKRVFVCGTSQLTLALCADLTRRALERDFYTPPGAVPLPSLTLVERDAEEYLKDHEFYRQQAGFASNGPTIDAVSEGPTIPTILRLIGDTDPHTSAVILVDTHTATTGTRLAARFPEMPVYTSDLNTSIADDSIQVVGMLQSYSLVLDSREGQVQDAWERAARLIHERYVATIDPSWPRGPASVPWVELDEFYRGSNRRQVRNALWMVEQIAGHTWNTWGSPPAQLSGRDMADSPPLEQLALMDFDQHSALAMAQAEHEDWCRYYRRNGWKYGTPRDDARKIHDKLVDWSTVENNPDLLNAAVRSLAATLWSLRQLGYRSRPLWRTFTRVGTVSAEQRTAPWTWTSDSGHTMHADAGDWEVRSDGKTWSVRDDIFHATYEPAGDGLWRRKGRVQARPAQPGESINTLEGPTNAADGDWVVRGAEGEQWPVPGHEFAQRYAEFQTPDEAHLPATD, from the coding sequence ATGGGCCAGAAGAGAATCGCCCCGCCCCCGGTGCGCTGGGCCATGTCGGTCCTCGCCGTCCTGTTGATCGCCTATCTGGCCGCGGTGGCGGCCCAGCCGGCGATTCTGGACCTGCTGCCGTCCGGGGTGGGTTGGTTCGGCCGGCCGGGATCGATGCCGACGACCGCGATCGTCGTCGCCGTCCTGGCCGCGGTGTGTGTGATGACCTTCCGGTCCAACGCTAGCCACCGCCTGGTGGGCGTGTCGTTCACCGTGATCGCCGTGCTCATCACCATGAGCGCCATTCTGGGCCTCAGCTCGTACTGGAACTGCCACGATGAGAACCATCCCGCGGTCTTCACCCCGCTGATGCTGACCGCCCAACTGATCAAAGGCAGCAGCGGCGACTACTCGCTGGGCGGCCACGTCTGCCCCAGCCCGACACCGGTGGGCCTCGAATTAGCCCGAATGGCAGCCGTTTCGGCGATCTTCACGGGCCTGGGCGGTGTGGTGGTCGGCGTCTTCCGGTCCCAGGTGGACCGGCTACGCGCAAACTTCGCCGATTCCGTCACCGCGATCGTGGGGGTCGACGACGACACCGAATCGATGATCAGCGGCGTCGCACGGACGTTGGACCGGCGCGGCACCCTGGTCGTCATCACCAGCGCCAATGACGACCGCGTACAGCGGGTCCGCAGAATGGGCGCCCGCGTCGTGCTGGTGGACTTCAACACGCCCGCCACGCTGGTGACGCTGCGACTGTGGCGCCACCTGAGCCGGCTCTACCTGATGGCACCCGACCCCGCGATCAACCTGCTGTGGCTGGACCTGATCAGCCGCCGGTTGTCCGACGTCGCCAACAAGCGACGGCTACCGCTCATCGTGCGCATCGACGATCCCTGGCTCGCCGAGGCCTGGCGTGCCCAGCAGTTCGGCGGCTCCGACACCCGTTGGGCGGCCGACGTCGTCGGCAAGTATGAAGTCACGGCGAGCCGGTTACTGGACGGGATCATCGCAACCGGCCGGACCAAACGTGTATTCGTCTGTGGCACTTCACAACTGACCTTGGCGCTATGCGCGGACCTGACCCGGCGCGCGCTGGAACGCGACTTCTACACGCCCCCGGGGGCGGTCCCGCTGCCGTCGCTGACACTGGTGGAACGCGACGCCGAGGAATACCTGAAAGATCACGAGTTCTATCGGCAGCAAGCAGGATTCGCTTCCAACGGACCGACGATCGACGCAGTGTCAGAGGGTCCGACGATTCCCACCATTCTGCGGCTGATCGGCGACACCGACCCCCACACGAGCGCGGTGATCCTGGTCGACACGCACACCGCGACCACCGGCACCAGGCTGGCCGCCCGTTTCCCCGAGATGCCCGTCTACACCTCCGACCTCAACACCAGCATCGCCGACGACTCGATACAGGTGGTCGGCATGTTGCAGTCGTACTCGCTGGTGCTGGACAGCCGCGAAGGCCAGGTTCAGGACGCCTGGGAGCGGGCGGCCCGGCTGATCCACGAGCGGTACGTCGCCACCATCGACCCGAGTTGGCCGCGGGGCCCCGCCTCGGTGCCGTGGGTCGAACTCGACGAGTTCTACCGCGGCTCGAACCGGCGTCAGGTGCGAAACGCGCTGTGGATGGTCGAACAGATCGCCGGCCACACGTGGAACACCTGGGGCAGCCCCCCTGCCCAGCTGTCCGGCCGAGACATGGCGGATTCGCCGCCGCTGGAACAACTTGCGCTGATGGACTTCGACCAGCACTCGGCACTGGCCATGGCACAGGCGGAGCACGAGGACTGGTGCCGTTACTACCGCCGCAACGGCTGGAAGTACGGCACGCCGCGCGACGACGCCCGCAAGATCCACGACAAGCTGGTCGACTGGTCCACCGTCGAGAACAACCCCGACCTGCTCAACGCCGCCGTGCGCAGTCTGGCGGCCACGCTGTGGAGCCTGCGTCAGCTCGGTTACCGCTCCCGCCCGCTGTGGCGCACGTTCACCCGCGTCGGGACGGTCTCCGCCGAGCAACGCACCGCGCCGTGGACCTGGACATCGGATTCGGGGCACACCATGCATGCCGACGCCGGCGACTGGGAAGTGCGCTCGGACGGCAAGACCTGGTCGGTGCGCGACGACATCTTCCACGCCACCTACGAACCGGCCGGTGACGGACTGTGGCGCCGAAAGGGACGCGTCCAGGCCCGTCCGGCGCAGCCTGGCGAGTCGATCAACACCTTGGAGGGCCCGACGAACGCAGCCGACGGCGACTGGGTGGTGCGGGGCGCGGAGGGCGAACAGTGGCCCGTGCCCGGTCATGAGTTCGCGCAGCGCTACGCCGAGTTCCAGACACCGGACGAAGCGCACCTCCCCGCCACGGACTGA
- the mshD gene encoding mycothiol synthase → MTAPQWRPALTRDEQRQVRELVTAATEFDGVAPVGEQVLRELSQDRTEHLVAGDPSAGVTGYLNLTPPRDDAGAMSELVVHPQARRAGVGTALARAALAKTGGQTRFWAHGTLEPARATASALGLVAVRELLQMRRPLRDIAEPLTPERLREVRIRTYAGPSDDAELLRVNNAAFSYHPEQGGWTEREIEERRGESWFDPAGLFLAFDRDDRLLGFHWTKVHPDPDGLGEVYVLGVDPSAQGSGLGQLLTSIGLVSLAARLAEMPDANVMLYVESDNAAAVRTYEKTGFAVYSVDTAYAAG, encoded by the coding sequence GTGACCGCGCCGCAATGGCGCCCGGCCCTCACCCGCGATGAACAGCGTCAGGTCCGTGAGCTCGTAACGGCCGCAACCGAATTCGACGGGGTAGCGCCAGTGGGTGAGCAGGTGCTGCGGGAATTGTCACAGGACCGCACCGAGCACCTGGTGGCCGGGGATCCCAGCGCCGGAGTCACGGGCTATCTGAACCTCACCCCGCCCCGCGACGATGCCGGCGCCATGTCGGAACTGGTGGTGCACCCGCAAGCCCGGCGCGCGGGTGTCGGCACGGCACTGGCGCGCGCGGCACTCGCCAAGACCGGCGGTCAGACCCGGTTCTGGGCGCACGGCACGCTGGAGCCCGCCCGCGCCACCGCGTCGGCGCTGGGCCTGGTCGCGGTGCGCGAACTGCTGCAAATGCGGCGTCCGCTGCGCGATATCGCCGAGCCCCTGACACCTGAGCGGCTGCGTGAGGTGCGGATCCGCACCTACGCGGGCCCTTCGGACGACGCCGAACTGCTGCGGGTCAACAACGCCGCGTTCTCCTACCATCCGGAACAGGGTGGTTGGACCGAACGCGAAATCGAAGAGCGGCGTGGGGAGTCCTGGTTCGATCCGGCCGGCCTGTTCCTGGCGTTCGACCGTGACGACAGACTGCTCGGCTTTCACTGGACCAAAGTGCACCCCGACCCCGACGGGCTGGGCGAGGTCTACGTGCTGGGCGTTGACCCGTCGGCCCAGGGCAGCGGCCTGGGGCAGTTGCTGACCTCGATCGGTCTGGTGTCGCTGGCGGCGCGGCTGGCCGAGATGCCCGACGCCAACGTGATGCTCTACGTGGAGTCCGACAATGCGGCCGCGGTGCGCACCTATGAGAAGACGGGGTTCGCCGTCTACAGCGTCGACACCGCGTACGCCGCCGGCTGA